A genome region from Thermoflexus sp. includes the following:
- a CDS encoding M48 family metallopeptidase — protein sequence MDREEQARRYARLRRRLWAAEMALFAAYAMAWLGSGLALGLGEALARRLPSPLDAMGMAFLFGGGWALLSFPLDFYSGFLLPHRFGLSTQTRAAWFLDYLKAGGISAAIGLPLIGGLYLAFRRWPHTWWLPVGAAWIGFTVVLAQLAPVLLAPLFYRFQPLQDPELAGRLARLAQRAGTRVRGAYVIDMSRRTRAANAGLMGLGPTRRIVIGDTMLQRYTPEEIEAILAHELAHHLHRDIPLGLALESLIGLAGFFLGAQWLPLGLRILGLPRLDHPSSLPVLAIGALLFGLIGMIPMNAWSRWREWEADREAIRLCGRPDALAAALRKLGEQNLAELDPEPWVEWILSTHPALGKRIRAAEALAASSPLNPDVVN from the coding sequence ATGGACCGGGAGGAGCAGGCCCGGCGTTACGCCCGGCTGCGTCGTCGCCTGTGGGCGGCGGAGATGGCCCTGTTCGCCGCCTACGCCATGGCCTGGCTGGGAAGCGGCCTGGCCCTCGGCCTCGGCGAGGCCCTGGCCCGCCGCCTCCCGTCCCCGCTGGACGCGATGGGGATGGCCTTCCTGTTCGGAGGGGGATGGGCCTTGCTCTCCTTCCCCCTCGATTTCTACAGCGGGTTCCTCCTCCCCCACCGTTTCGGCCTCTCCACCCAGACGCGCGCCGCGTGGTTCCTCGATTACCTCAAAGCCGGGGGGATCAGCGCCGCCATCGGCCTGCCTCTGATCGGCGGGCTCTATCTCGCCTTCCGGCGCTGGCCTCACACCTGGTGGCTCCCCGTGGGAGCCGCCTGGATCGGCTTCACCGTTGTGCTGGCCCAGCTCGCCCCTGTGCTCTTGGCCCCCCTGTTCTACCGGTTCCAGCCCCTCCAGGATCCCGAGCTCGCCGGGCGGCTGGCCCGCCTGGCCCAGCGGGCCGGCACCCGGGTGCGGGGCGCCTATGTGATCGACATGAGTCGCCGGACCCGGGCGGCCAACGCGGGGCTAATGGGTCTGGGCCCAACCCGTCGGATCGTCATCGGGGACACGATGCTCCAGCGCTATACCCCCGAGGAGATCGAGGCGATCCTGGCCCATGAGCTGGCCCATCATCTCCATCGGGACATCCCGCTGGGCCTGGCCCTGGAGAGCCTGATCGGCCTGGCGGGCTTTTTCCTGGGGGCCCAATGGCTGCCCCTGGGGCTCCGGATCCTGGGCCTCCCTCGCCTGGATCACCCATCCAGCCTGCCCGTGCTGGCCATCGGCGCGCTGCTCTTCGGTCTCATCGGGATGATCCCGATGAACGCCTGGTCCCGCTGGCGGGAATGGGAAGCGGACCGGGAGGCCATCCGCCTGTGCGGGCGGCCAGACGCCCTGGCGGCCGCCCTGCGGAAGCTGGGGGAACAGAATCTGGCGGAGCTGGATCCGGAGCCGTGGGTGGAATGGATTCTCTCCACCCATCCGGCGCTGGGGAAACGGATCCGGGCCGCCGAAGCCCTCGCCGCTTCTTCCCCCCTCAATCCCGATGTGGTAAACTAA
- a CDS encoding MBL fold metallo-hydrolase, which yields METRPRLLSRIHWLGHDAFRIDGPPVIYLDPWQVPADAPKADLILISHEHFDHCSPEDINRLRQPDTVIIGSPAAAAKIKGAQAMRPGERLSVKGVEIEAVPAYNINKRFHPREAGGLGFVLTIEGERLYFAGDTDFIPEMKEIRCDIALLPVSGTYVMTAEEAAQAAAAIRPKVAIPMHYGAGVAGTEADAERFRSLYPGTVVILKPER from the coding sequence ATGGAAACGCGCCCTCGCCTGTTGAGCCGGATCCACTGGCTGGGTCATGACGCCTTCCGCATCGATGGACCGCCGGTGATCTACCTGGATCCCTGGCAGGTCCCTGCGGACGCGCCGAAAGCGGATCTTATCCTGATCAGCCACGAGCACTTCGATCATTGCTCTCCGGAGGACATCAACCGGCTCCGCCAGCCGGACACCGTGATCATCGGCAGCCCGGCAGCGGCCGCCAAAATCAAAGGCGCCCAGGCCATGCGCCCCGGCGAGCGCCTCTCCGTGAAGGGCGTGGAGATCGAAGCGGTGCCGGCCTACAACATCAACAAACGCTTCCACCCCCGGGAAGCCGGCGGGCTGGGGTTCGTCCTCACCATTGAGGGGGAACGCCTCTACTTCGCCGGGGACACGGACTTCATCCCCGAGATGAAGGAGATCCGCTGCGATATCGCCCTGCTCCCCGTCAGCGGGACTTACGTGATGACGGCGGAGGAGGCCGCCCAGGCCGCCGCGGCCATCCGGCCGAAGGTCGCCATCCCCATGCACTACGGGGCCGGGGTGGCCGGCACGGAGGCCGACGCCGAGCGCTTCCGCTCCCTCTATCCGGGCACCGTGGTCATCCTGAAGCCGGAGCGCTGA